AAGACAAAATTCTCGCAGAATATAATCACCAGCAGTTTATCGGTCGTATCAAAGGCATTGAGCCTGAAAGCATCCACAGCCATGCCTCCCAAGACATGCTCTTTGCAGGAAAACTCGATGTTAGAATTGATAGCGCCGATTACGCTATTTTAGGAGCGCAGGTGCAAGCCAATCTGCAAGTGCCACTTCAAGGATATGACAACCTATTAAGCCTCCATATACCTGATAAGCATGCCTCCGCGAGCAGTATTAATCCATTGGATGATATCCGCACTAGAAATATCCCCTCCAGTGCCATATTGAAGTTCCAACCAGGTTTCGATGATCTTATTTTAGTGCCCATTGACTTTGCAAAGGATCTCTTGAACGAATACGAACATATTTCTGCCATAGAACTCTATGGTGCGAACGATAATTCAACAGCCTTACAAAAGGAAATCCAGGAATTAGTGGGTTCAGACTATATTGTAAAAAATCGTGAGCAGCAAAATCCAACGCTCTATAAAACTGTTCGTTCTGAAAAATGGATCGTCTTTTTTATCGTGACGATTATAGGGATAATCGCTATTTTCAATATCATTGGGTCACTAACGATGTTGGTTATCGATAAGAAGCAGGATATGGTGGTATTGAACAGCCTAGGAGCCAACAAAAGTCTTATACAGAATATCTTCTTTTATCAGGGTGTATTGATTGCTCTTATCGGGAGTATAGTGGGCGGTGCATTAGGTTTGGGATTCTGCGTATTGCAGGAAAAGTACGGCTTTGTACAAACGAACGAAGGATCCTTATTCGATGCCTACCCCGTAGATATACGCTATTCTGACATCTTGATCATCTTCCTAACGGTCCTATTAGTTTCCATCATAGTTTCCTATGTGGCATCAAAATTAAGTATCAAAGGATTTAAGAAAGTTGAGGAATTAGACTCAAATTAGTATTTCAGGCGCTCGCGACTAAAGTCTCCCCTTTTAATTTGATTGATTAGCTGACCCCAAGCAAATGGGTTCAACAATGGATTAGCAAAATTCTGATTGATTGCTTTATTAGACATATTGATATGTCGCTGGAAGTTATTAAAAGCCTGGATCTCTTCAGCGCTTCTAGGCACTACTTTCGATAATGCAGCTAATGCCTGCGGAGAAAGATTCCGCTGTGCCGAAAGAATATCATCATTTCCAACATTCATCGCTAGAAACTCTCTATTAAACTCCTCAATACTCGCCCAAGGCAGCGGTCTACCAATCGTTACGACCGGCAATTCCTTCACCAATGGGGTCATCTCGATATTTAATGTGTATTTGTCGCTAGCAACTTGCGGAATGGTAATCTTTATATTGGCATATCCAATGGAAGAGAGTTCGATCTCATCGCCAACATGGGCTACAAAAGTAAAATACCCCTCATGGTTCGCCGTGAAGGTTTCATTTGCATAAGAAGTATTACGTAATGTTACGTATGGAACTGCGACGTCGGTATTGGCGGCAGTAATAATTCCTGAAAATTGTACAATACGTTTCTGCTGCGCAAAAGTCGACAGACTAACACACAGAAGAATACATATGCTTAAAATTTTCAGATATACTTTCATTTACTCACAAAACTAACGAAAATGAGAAAAAGACGCTGTTAAATTGTGTTAACTGCTTCTATCATTTTAATTACAATTGGTTTGGAGTAATGGCGTTTGGATCATTAATGTCTGTTAGGTTGATAGCCTCCACAGATACGATTTCAGGAACAGCCTTCTTTATAGCTTGTTCTAACCCTGCTTTAAAGGTCATGATGCTCATGGAACAGTTTGCGCAAGTTCCAAGAAGCTTCAACTTCACTACATTGTCTGGTGTAATTTCCTCTATAGAAACGTTTCCTCCATCAGTTTCCAAATACGGTCTGATTGAATCCAAAGCCTGCTCTACTCTCTCTAATAAGGTCATTTTTAAATAGCTAATAAAATTTATTAGTAAATATAGGTATTTTTTCCACAAAAGACCGGTGAAGCACGAGATTTCAACATTTAACTGACTTAAGCATATTCTTAGTTAAAGATTGTTAAAACCGTGAAAACAAAGCATCTTCTACACCGAATTCGAGTATTTTAGCGCGGAAATATAATTGAAAATTAGTTTTAATTGACGTATCTTTGTGGGATGTTTTTAAAGAATCATGTATTTAGCCTAATTGTCGGTGCTTCTTTATTATTTGTTTTTGGTAGTTGCAAAAGCAAGTTCGAGAAATTACGCGCCAGCAATAATATACAAATGAAGTATCAGGAAGCTATCAAATACTACGAAAATGAGAAGTATTCAAAAGCGCTGACTTTATTTGAAGACCTGTTAACTCGTTATCGAGGTACTTCTGATGCAGAAGACCTTGCTTACTATACTGCCTATGCAAGTTATCGACTAAAGGATTATATCTCCGCTCGATACCACTTCAAACAGTTTGCATTAAATTATCCGAATAGTCAGCGTGCCGAAGAATGTCGATTCATGTCGGCTTATTGTTTCTACCTCGACTCGCCTAGATCGAATTTAGATCAAGAGAACACACGTAAGGCAATCGAAGAGTTACAATTATTCGTGAATCTTTATCCAGAGTCAGAGCGAGCAAAAGAGGCTTCGGATCTTATCCAGAATCTGCGCGACAAACTCGAGAAAAAAGCATTCGACAATGCCAAGTTATATTACAATATGGGGCTTCCTGATGATTACCGCGCTGCTGTAATCGCCTTGGAGAACGTATTGAGACAATATCCAGATACAAAACATGCAGAAGACGTAGAATATCTTCTAATCAAGTCGCAGTATCTATTTGCCGACAACAGCTATCCGCATCGCCAGGAAGAACGTTTCAACCAAATGTTGGACTATTATGAAACATTTGCAGAGCACTTCCCGGAGAGTAAGTATGGCAACGAGCTTAAAGGTTTAAGATCTAGTGCAGAACGTAAGATAGCCATTGCTATTAAGCGCGTTGAAGCAGATAAAAAGCTAAGAAAACAACAAGAGGAAGAGTTAGGTATTTCTACATCTACAACTGGAGAAACCGAATCTGAAGAAAGTAAAGCAAACAATTAATCATCTTTGTACATAATATCATTTTAAATATGAGCCAAAATAAAAATTCAGTTCCAAATAGTACGGTAACACGCGATTTAAGAGATTTGGATAAAGGTACTGACAACCTATACGAGTCAATCGTGGTAATCAGCAAGCGTGCAAATCAAATTGCGGTTGATATTAAAGAAGAATTGAACCAAAAGCTATCAGAATTTGCTAGCAGCAATGACAATTTGGAGGAAGTATTTGAAAACCGTGAGCAAATTGAAATCTCAAAACACTACGAGCGTATGCCTAAGCCTACACTGGTAGCAATTGATGAATTCTTACACGATAAAGTATACTTTAGAAACCCTTCTAAAGAGCAAGAATAGGTTTATCTCATGTCCTTGCAAGGAAAACATATTGTAATTGGTGTAAGCGGCAGTATTGCCGCTTACAAGATTGCAACTTTAGTACGATTGCTTCGCAAGGCAAACGCTTCTGTACAAGTCATGATGACCGAAGAAGCGACCTCATTTATTACTCCGCTCACGCTTTCCACTTTATCCAATAACCCCGTTTTGGTCGACTATTACGACGAAAACAGCGGGGAATGGAATAACCATGTCCATATTGCCGAGTCGGCAGACCTGATCTTAATCGCCCCAGCTTCGGCGAATACTTTATCTAAGTGTGCCCTAGGGTTATGCGATAATATTCTCCTTGCCACCTACTTATCAGCTAAGGGTCCTGTATATTTCGCACCTGCGATGGATCTTGATATGTGGAAGCATCCTGCTGTTCAGCAAAATATTTCACTTTTGAAACAATATGGTCATCTGATTATTCCTCCAGGAAATGGAGAACTGGCGAGTGGGCTAATTGGAGAAGGACGTTTAGCTGAACCGGAAGACATCTTACTTTTTATCCAGCAAAATCTTGAACTGCCTAAACCGCTATCCGGGAAGAAAGCATTAGTATCTGCCGGTCCTACTTATGAAGCCATAGATCCGGTACGATTTATCGGAAATCATTCTAGTGGTAAGATGGGTTATGCGATTGCTAAAAGACTACAGGAGCTAGGTGCCGAAGTTACATTAGTAAGTGGACCTACGGCTTTATCTACGCCTCAGGGAGTACAACGAGTGGATGTCACCTCTGCGAAACAAATGCTAGACGCTTGCGAGCGCTATTTTCCTGCGGCGGATATTACAGTAATGAGTGCAGCCGTGGCCGACTACACGCCTGAAGAAGTAGCCACGCAAAAAATCAAGAAGAAAGAGGATCACTTCTCTATTCCATTGACAAAAACGACCGATATTCTTGCCACACTTGGCGGTTCTAAGAAAGAGAATCAACTACTGATCGGATTTGCACTCGAAACTAATAATGAAATCGAGCATGCGAAAGATAAGCTACAGCGTAAAAATCTAGACTTTATTGTATTAAATTCTATGCAAGATAAGGG
The DNA window shown above is from Sphingobacterium hotanense and carries:
- a CDS encoding FtsX-like permease family protein, which codes for MRLALFFAKRYLFSKKSVNAINIISSISVIGVLVSTAALVIVLSFYNGLEKFILSQYSIFSPELRIEPAKGKVFSTKSEAFKTLRTNPKINSYTEVLEDKILAEYNHQQFIGRIKGIEPESIHSHASQDMLFAGKLDVRIDSADYAILGAQVQANLQVPLQGYDNLLSLHIPDKHASASSINPLDDIRTRNIPSSAILKFQPGFDDLILVPIDFAKDLLNEYEHISAIELYGANDNSTALQKEIQELVGSDYIVKNREQQNPTLYKTVRSEKWIVFFIVTIIGIIAIFNIIGSLTMLVIDKKQDMVVLNSLGANKSLIQNIFFYQGVLIALIGSIVGGALGLGFCVLQEKYGFVQTNEGSLFDAYPVDIRYSDILIIFLTVLLVSIIVSYVASKLSIKGFKKVEELDSN
- a CDS encoding carboxypeptidase-like regulatory domain-containing protein, translating into MKVYLKILSICILLCVSLSTFAQQKRIVQFSGIITAANTDVAVPYVTLRNTSYANETFTANHEGYFTFVAHVGDEIELSSIGYANIKITIPQVASDKYTLNIEMTPLVKELPVVTIGRPLPWASIEEFNREFLAMNVGNDDILSAQRNLSPQALAALSKVVPRSAEEIQAFNNFQRHINMSNKAINQNFANPLLNPFAWGQLINQIKRGDFSRERLKY
- a CDS encoding NifU family protein produces the protein MTLLERVEQALDSIRPYLETDGGNVSIEEITPDNVVKLKLLGTCANCSMSIMTFKAGLEQAIKKAVPEIVSVEAINLTDINDPNAITPNQL
- a CDS encoding outer membrane protein assembly factor BamD, whose amino-acid sequence is MFLKNHVFSLIVGASLLFVFGSCKSKFEKLRASNNIQMKYQEAIKYYENEKYSKALTLFEDLLTRYRGTSDAEDLAYYTAYASYRLKDYISARYHFKQFALNYPNSQRAEECRFMSAYCFYLDSPRSNLDQENTRKAIEELQLFVNLYPESERAKEASDLIQNLRDKLEKKAFDNAKLYYNMGLPDDYRAAVIALENVLRQYPDTKHAEDVEYLLIKSQYLFADNSYPHRQEERFNQMLDYYETFAEHFPESKYGNELKGLRSSAERKIAIAIKRVEADKKLRKQQEEELGISTSTTGETESEESKANN
- a CDS encoding DNA-directed RNA polymerase subunit omega — its product is MSQNKNSVPNSTVTRDLRDLDKGTDNLYESIVVISKRANQIAVDIKEELNQKLSEFASSNDNLEEVFENREQIEISKHYERMPKPTLVAIDEFLHDKVYFRNPSKEQE
- the coaBC gene encoding bifunctional phosphopantothenoylcysteine decarboxylase/phosphopantothenate--cysteine ligase CoaBC, whose protein sequence is MSLQGKHIVIGVSGSIAAYKIATLVRLLRKANASVQVMMTEEATSFITPLTLSTLSNNPVLVDYYDENSGEWNNHVHIAESADLILIAPASANTLSKCALGLCDNILLATYLSAKGPVYFAPAMDLDMWKHPAVQQNISLLKQYGHLIIPPGNGELASGLIGEGRLAEPEDILLFIQQNLELPKPLSGKKALVSAGPTYEAIDPVRFIGNHSSGKMGYAIAKRLQELGAEVTLVSGPTALSTPQGVQRVDVTSAKQMLDACERYFPAADITVMSAAVADYTPEEVATQKIKKKEDHFSIPLTKTTDILATLGGSKKENQLLIGFALETNNEIEHAKDKLQRKNLDFIVLNSMQDKGAGFAHDTNKVTVISRNGDIESFELKSKDEVATDICNLVIRELK